In the Sediminibacter sp. Hel_I_10 genome, one interval contains:
- the rpmC gene encoding 50S ribosomal protein L29 produces the protein MKQAEIKKLSVSELQEQLADTKKSYADLKMAHAVSPLDNPIQLRNVRRSVARIATELTKREIQ, from the coding sequence ATGAAGCAAGCAGAAATTAAAAAGCTATCTGTGTCTGAATTGCAGGAACAACTTGCCGACACTAAAAAGAGTTACGCAGACCTAAAAATGGCACATGCCGTATCCCCTTTGGATAATCCAATTCAATTACGAAACGTTAGACGTTCAGTAGCAAGAATTGCGACAGAATTAACTAAAAGAGAAATACAATAA
- the rplO gene encoding 50S ribosomal protein L15 gives MDLSNLKPAEGSVKNQGKRIGRGQGSGKGGTATRGHKGAKSRSGYSKKVGFEGGQMPLQRRVPKFGFTNINRVEYQGVNLDTLQALVDEEKVKDTVDFQTLLDLGLAGKNEMVKILGRGELKSKLTVTAHKFTASAKSAIEAAGGEAVTL, from the coding sequence ATGGACTTAAGCAATTTAAAACCAGCAGAAGGTTCTGTCAAGAATCAAGGAAAACGAATAGGTCGTGGACAAGGTTCTGGTAAAGGTGGTACCGCAACACGTGGTCACAAAGGAGCCAAATCTCGTTCTGGTTATTCTAAGAAAGTAGGTTTTGAAGGTGGGCAGATGCCACTTCAAAGACGTGTTCCAAAATTTGGATTTACAAACATCAACAGAGTAGAATATCAAGGCGTAAATCTTGATACTCTTCAAGCTTTAGTTGATGAGGAAAAAGTAAAGGATACTGTAGATTTTCAAACGTTGTTAGACTTAGGTTTAGCAGGTAAGAATGAAATGGTTAAAATTCTTGGACGCGGTGAGCTAAAATCAAAATTGACAGTAACGGCTCATAAATTTACCGCTTCAGCAAAATCTGCAATTGAAGCTGCAGGAGGAGAAGCTGTAACTTTATAA
- the rplB gene encoding 50S ribosomal protein L2, producing the protein MSVRKLKPITSAQRFRVVNGFDAITTDKPEKSLLVPNKRSGGRNSQGKMTIRQLGGGHKRRYRIIDFKRDKSGIPGEVSSIQYDPNRTAFIALLNYQDGEKRYIIAQNGLQVGQNVVSGREGIAPEIGNAMPLSQIPFGTIISCIELRPGQGAVMARSAGAFAQLMARDGKFASVKLPSGETRLILAECMATVGVVSNSDHQLTVSGKAGRSRWLGRRPRVRPVVMNPVDHPMGGGEGKSSGGHPRSRNGIPAKGYRTRSKTKASNKYIVERRKK; encoded by the coding sequence ATGTCAGTAAGAAAATTAAAACCAATCACATCAGCTCAGCGTTTTAGAGTAGTAAATGGATTTGACGCCATCACTACTGATAAGCCGGAGAAGAGCTTGCTCGTTCCGAATAAAAGATCTGGTGGTAGAAACAGTCAAGGAAAAATGACCATACGCCAATTAGGTGGAGGTCATAAAAGAAGGTACCGTATTATTGATTTCAAGAGAGATAAATCTGGGATTCCTGGAGAAGTGAGCTCTATACAATACGATCCAAACAGAACAGCGTTCATTGCTTTATTGAATTATCAAGATGGTGAGAAGCGTTACATTATTGCGCAAAATGGTTTACAAGTTGGGCAGAATGTAGTTTCTGGTAGAGAAGGTATAGCTCCTGAAATAGGAAATGCAATGCCTTTAAGTCAAATTCCTTTTGGAACAATCATTTCCTGTATAGAATTACGTCCAGGTCAAGGTGCTGTAATGGCAAGAAGCGCAGGAGCATTTGCTCAGTTAATGGCTAGAGATGGTAAGTTTGCTTCGGTAAAACTTCCTTCTGGCGAGACACGCTTGATCCTTGCAGAATGTATGGCTACAGTAGGTGTGGTTTCAAATTCAGATCATCAATTAACGGTTTCTGGTAAAGCAGGACGTTCTAGATGGTTAGGAAGAAGACCAAGAGTTAGACCAGTAGTGATGAACCCAGTCGATCACCCAATGGGTGGTGGTGAAGGTAAATCTTCTGGAGGACACCCAAGATCAAGAAATGGCATTCCAGCTAAAGGTTATAGAACACGTTCTAAGACTAAAGCTAGTAACAAATATATCGTAGAACGTAGAAAGAAATAA
- the rplN gene encoding 50S ribosomal protein L14, which yields MLQQESRLKVADNTGAKEVLTIRVLGGTKKRYASIGDKIVVSVKDATPNGNIKKGAVSTAVVVRTKKEVRRPDGSYIRFDDNACVLLNPTGEMRGTRVFGPVARELRDKQFMKIVSLAPEVL from the coding sequence ATGTTACAACAAGAATCAAGGCTAAAAGTTGCCGATAACACAGGAGCTAAAGAAGTATTGACCATTCGTGTTTTGGGTGGTACTAAAAAGCGTTACGCTTCTATAGGAGATAAAATTGTAGTGTCGGTAAAAGATGCTACACCTAATGGAAACATCAAAAAGGGAGCAGTATCAACAGCAGTTGTTGTACGTACCAAGAAAGAAGTGAGAAGACCAGATGGTTCTTACATCAGATTTGATGACAATGCATGTGTTCTTTTAAATCCAACAGGAGAGATGAGAGGCACACGTGTTTTTGGACCAGTGGCTAGAGAACTTCGTGATAAGCAATTCATGAAAATTGTATCATTGGCACCAGAGGTGCTTTAA
- the rpmD gene encoding 50S ribosomal protein L30, translating to MAKKIKVTKVKSAINRTKTQKRTLESLGLRKIGQVIEHDASPSIMGMVSKVSHLVSVEESK from the coding sequence ATGGCAAAGAAAATCAAAGTAACAAAGGTAAAAAGCGCAATTAACCGTACTAAGACGCAAAAGCGTACTTTAGAGTCGCTTGGTCTAAGAAAAATAGGACAGGTTATTGAGCATGATGCTAGCCCAAGTATTATGGGTATGGTAAGTAAAGTTTCACATTTAGTTTCCGTAGAGGAATCAAAATAA
- the rpsS gene encoding 30S ribosomal protein S19 has translation MARSLKKGPYIHYKLDKKVAENVASNKKTVIKTWSRASMISPEFVGQTIAVHNGRQFVPVYVTENMVGHKLGEFSPTRSFRGHAGAKNKGKK, from the coding sequence ATGGCACGTTCATTAAAAAAAGGACCTTACATCCATTATAAATTAGATAAGAAAGTTGCAGAGAATGTAGCTTCAAACAAAAAGACGGTAATCAAAACGTGGTCTAGAGCCTCTATGATTTCACCAGAATTTGTTGGACAAACGATTGCAGTTCACAACGGTCGTCAGTTTGTACCGGTTTATGTAACTGAAAACATGGTAGGTCACAAGTTAGGAGAATTTTCACCAACGCGTTCTTTTAGAGGCCACGCTGGTGCAAAAAATAAAGGAAAAAAATAG
- the rplP gene encoding 50S ribosomal protein L16, with translation MLQPKRTKFRKVQKGRMKGNTGRGHMLSYGMFGIKSLDSNFLTSRQIEAARIAATRFMKREGQLWIKVFPDKPITKKPLEVRMGKGKGAVEYWVAVVKPGRIIFEVGGVPIEVAKEALRLAAQKLPVKTKFLIARDYEA, from the coding sequence ATGTTACAACCAAAAAGAACAAAATTTCGTAAGGTCCAGAAAGGACGTATGAAAGGAAATACCGGAAGAGGGCACATGTTGTCTTATGGTATGTTTGGTATAAAATCACTAGACTCAAACTTTTTGACATCACGTCAAATTGAAGCCGCTCGTATCGCCGCAACGCGATTCATGAAAAGAGAAGGTCAACTTTGGATCAAAGTGTTTCCAGACAAGCCAATTACCAAGAAGCCTCTAGAGGTACGTATGGGTAAAGGTAAAGGTGCAGTAGAATATTGGGTAGCTGTTGTTAAGCCAGGTAGAATCATCTTTGAAGTTGGTGGTGTGCCTATTGAAGTTGCAAAAGAAGCACTTCGTTTGGCGGCTCAGAAATTACCAGTAAAAACTAAGTTTTTAATAGCTCGAGATTACGAAGCTTAA
- the rpsQ gene encoding 30S ribosomal protein S17, whose product MEKRNLRKERIGVVTSNKMMKSIVVSETKKVKHPMYGKFVLKTKKYVAHDETNDCNIGDMVKIMETRPLSKSKCWRLVEIIERAK is encoded by the coding sequence ATGGAAAAAAGAAACTTAAGAAAAGAGCGAATAGGAGTTGTTACCAGTAACAAAATGATGAAATCCATTGTGGTTTCTGAAACTAAAAAGGTAAAACATCCTATGTACGGAAAGTTCGTTTTGAAGACAAAGAAATATGTTGCTCATGACGAAACAAACGATTGTAACATTGGTGATATGGTAAAGATCATGGAAACACGACCTTTAAGTAAATCCAAGTGTTGGAGATTAGTAGAAATCATAGAAAGAGCTAAGTAA
- the rpsH gene encoding 30S ribosomal protein S8: MYTDPIADFLTRIRNAVKANHRVVEIPASNLKKEMTKILFDQGYILSYKFDDSTAQGTIKIALKYNKETKESVIKKIQRISKPGLRKYASANEMPRILNGLGIAIVSTSHGVITGKQAQRDNVGGEVLCYVY, from the coding sequence ATGTATACAGATCCAATTGCTGATTTCTTAACAAGAATCAGAAATGCAGTGAAGGCCAACCATAGGGTTGTAGAAATTCCTGCATCTAATTTAAAAAAGGAAATGACTAAGATATTGTTCGATCAGGGCTATATCCTAAGTTATAAATTTGATGACTCAACGGCTCAAGGCACCATCAAAATTGCCTTAAAGTATAACAAAGAGACCAAAGAGTCTGTTATCAAGAAAATCCAGAGAATCAGTAAACCAGGTTTACGTAAGTATGCTAGTGCTAACGAGATGCCAAGAATACTAAATGGTCTTGGAATAGCTATCGTTTCTACATCACATGGCGTGATTACAGGAAAGCAAGCACAGAGAGATAATGTTGGTGGCGAAGTACTTTGTTACGTTTACTAA
- the rplW gene encoding 50S ribosomal protein L23 has translation MSILIKPIITEKATANSELNNCFTFQVNTKANKVEIKKAVEAAYGVSVEKVRTMNVRPDRSTRFTKTGVQHGKTNAVKKAIVQLAEGDTIDLYS, from the coding sequence ATGAGTATCTTAATTAAACCTATAATTACCGAGAAAGCTACAGCAAACAGTGAATTAAATAACTGTTTCACGTTTCAGGTAAATACGAAGGCGAACAAGGTGGAAATCAAAAAAGCTGTTGAGGCAGCTTATGGTGTTTCTGTTGAAAAGGTTCGCACAATGAATGTCCGTCCAGATCGTAGTACCCGTTTTACAAAAACAGGTGTGCAACATGGTAAAACAAATGCTGTTAAAAAGGCAATTGTACAACTGGCGGAAGGTGATACTATTGATTTATATAGTTAA
- the rplE gene encoding 50S ribosomal protein L5: protein MAYIPRLKQEYKDKVVSALTEEFGYKNVMEVPKLKKIVLSRGVGAAVADKKLVDHAVDELTAITGQKAVATISKKDVATFKLRKGMPIGARVTLRGERMYEFLDRLVTTALPNVRDFSGIKATGFDGRGNYNLGITEQIIFPEMNIDKINRISGMDISFVTSAATDKEAKSLLTEMGLPFQKN, encoded by the coding sequence ATGGCTTATATTCCAAGATTAAAACAAGAGTACAAGGACAAAGTTGTTTCTGCTCTTACAGAAGAATTCGGATATAAAAACGTCATGGAAGTTCCTAAACTCAAAAAGATTGTTTTATCTAGAGGAGTTGGAGCTGCTGTTGCCGATAAAAAACTTGTTGATCATGCGGTTGATGAATTAACTGCAATTACTGGTCAAAAAGCTGTGGCAACTATATCTAAGAAAGATGTAGCAACCTTTAAATTACGTAAAGGTATGCCAATTGGTGCAAGAGTTACCTTAAGAGGAGAACGCATGTACGAATTTTTAGATCGTTTAGTTACAACTGCATTGCCTAATGTAAGAGACTTTAGCGGAATCAAAGCCACTGGTTTTGACGGTAGAGGAAATTACAACTTAGGTATTACAGAGCAAATTATTTTCCCAGAAATGAATATTGATAAAATCAATAGAATTAGCGGGATGGACATTAGCTTTGTAACTTCTGCGGCGACTGACAAAGAAGCAAAATCGTTATTAACTGAAATGGGTTTACCATTTCAAAAGAACTAA
- the infA gene encoding translation initiation factor IF-1, with protein MAKQAAIEQDGSIIEALSNAMFRVELENGHIVTAHISGKMRMHYIKLLPGDKVKLEMSPYDLTKARITYRY; from the coding sequence ATGGCAAAACAAGCAGCAATAGAACAAGACGGATCGATTATTGAAGCATTATCAAATGCAATGTTTCGTGTTGAACTAGAAAATGGTCATATCGTGACCGCACACATCTCAGGTAAAATGCGTATGCATTACATTAAATTGTTACCTGGGGATAAAGTAAAATTGGAAATGAGTCCTTACGATTTAACTAAGGCTCGAATCACTTACAGATACTAA
- the rpsN gene encoding 30S ribosomal protein S14: MAKESMKAREVKRAKTVAKYAEKRKALKEAGDYEALQKLPKNASPVRQHNRCKLTGRPKGYMRTFGLSRVMFRQMANQGLIPGVKKASW, translated from the coding sequence ATGGCTAAAGAATCAATGAAAGCCCGCGAGGTGAAGAGAGCGAAAACTGTTGCTAAATATGCTGAAAAGCGCAAGGCTTTAAAAGAAGCTGGTGACTATGAAGCATTACAAAAGCTACCAAAAAACGCCTCTCCAGTTCGTCAACACAATAGATGTAAATTAACTGGAAGACCAAAAGGTTACATGAGAACCTTTGGACTTTCTAGAGTTATGTTTCGTCAAATGGCAAATCAAGGATTAATACCAGGTGTTAAAAAAGCATCTTGGTAA
- the rplF gene encoding 50S ribosomal protein L6, with the protein MSRIGNNPVAIPEGVTVDVKDNTVTVKGKLGELTQNFDTVKIKVEDGSIWVTRSADTKEQKAKHGLYRSLMDNMIEGVSNGWTKKLELVGVGYRASNQGQKLDLALGFSHNIVLDIAPEVNIETITEKGKNPIVKLTSHDKQLVGQVAAKIRGFRRPEPYKGKGIKFVGEILRRKAGKSA; encoded by the coding sequence ATGTCAAGAATAGGAAACAATCCAGTAGCGATCCCAGAGGGCGTTACAGTAGATGTAAAAGATAATACGGTCACGGTTAAAGGAAAGTTAGGAGAATTAACTCAAAACTTCGATACCGTTAAGATCAAAGTAGAGGATGGCAGCATTTGGGTCACTCGATCAGCAGACACTAAAGAGCAAAAGGCTAAGCATGGTCTTTATAGATCTTTGATGGATAACATGATTGAAGGTGTATCTAATGGTTGGACAAAGAAATTAGAGTTGGTTGGTGTAGGTTATAGAGCCTCAAACCAAGGACAAAAATTGGATTTGGCTTTAGGATTCTCTCATAATATTGTTTTGGACATTGCTCCAGAAGTCAATATCGAGACCATTACTGAAAAAGGTAAAAACCCAATAGTGAAGTTAACTTCTCACGATAAACAATTAGTAGGACAGGTAGCTGCCAAGATACGTGGTTTTAGAAGACCAGAACCTTACAAAGGAAAAGGGATCAAGTTTGTTGGTGAAATATTAAGAAGAAAAGCAGGTAAATCAGCTTAA
- the rplV gene encoding 50S ribosomal protein L22 yields MGSRKKQMADAIKEDRKKIAFAKLNNCPTSPRKMRLVADLVRGKEAETALQILRFSSKEASRRLEKLLLSAIANWQAKNEDATIEDAALFVQEIRVDGGSMLKRLRPAPQGRAHRIRKRSNHVTVVIGAKNNTQA; encoded by the coding sequence ATGGGAAGTCGTAAAAAACAAATGGCAGACGCTATTAAGGAAGACAGAAAGAAAATTGCTTTTGCAAAGTTGAATAACTGTCCTACCTCACCAAGAAAAATGCGTTTAGTCGCAGATTTGGTACGTGGGAAAGAAGCAGAGACAGCACTTCAGATCTTAAGATTTAGTTCTAAAGAAGCATCTCGTCGTCTAGAAAAGTTATTGTTATCTGCAATTGCTAACTGGCAAGCTAAAAATGAAGATGCAACTATTGAAGATGCAGCTTTATTTGTACAAGAGATCAGAGTTGATGGTGGTTCAATGTTAAAAAGATTGCGCCCAGCACCTCAAGGTCGTGCACACAGAATTAGAAAACGTTCAAATCACGTAACCGTCGTGATTGGAGCTAAAAATAACACTCAAGCTTAA
- the secY gene encoding preprotein translocase subunit SecY codes for MKFIDTLKNVWKITELKDRIMLTLGLLLVYRFGAQVVLPGIDASQLGGLASGTGDGILGILNMFTGGAFANASVFALGIMPYISASIVVQLMGIAIPYLQKLQKEGASGQKKITQITRWLTIIICLFQAPGYLASLQPAFGIPSSAFLLGTGPTFYISSVIILVTGTIFAMWLGEKITDKGIGNGISLLIMVGIIATLPQSFIQNAASRLDGGGNGGLMMILIELVVWFVIIMAAIMLVMAVRKIAVQYARRTASGGYEKNVFGSRQFLPLKLNASGVMPIIFAQAIMFVPSLIGKSFGSSSEVGQWMQAQFSDIFGLWYNVVFALLIIIFTYFYTAITVPTNKMADDLKRSGGFIPGIRPGTETSEYLDKIMSQITLPGSIFLALLAVFPAIIVKLMNVQAGWALFFGGTSLLIMVGVAIDTMQQVNSYLLNKHYDGLMKTGKNRKAVA; via the coding sequence ATGAAATTTATAGATACATTAAAAAATGTTTGGAAAATCACTGAATTAAAAGACAGGATCATGCTAACGCTTGGTCTTCTTTTAGTGTACCGTTTTGGTGCGCAAGTAGTTTTACCAGGTATTGACGCTAGTCAATTGGGAGGACTTGCAAGTGGAACCGGAGATGGTATTTTAGGAATTCTAAATATGTTTACTGGTGGTGCTTTTGCAAATGCTTCTGTATTTGCTTTGGGTATTATGCCATATATTTCTGCATCTATTGTGGTTCAGTTAATGGGAATAGCAATTCCTTATTTACAGAAACTACAAAAAGAAGGTGCTAGTGGGCAAAAGAAAATTACCCAAATCACACGTTGGTTGACCATTATTATCTGTTTGTTTCAAGCTCCAGGTTATTTGGCCAGCTTGCAACCAGCATTTGGTATCCCGTCTTCAGCATTTTTATTAGGTACAGGACCAACATTCTATATCTCTTCTGTAATTATTCTGGTAACAGGTACTATCTTTGCAATGTGGTTGGGTGAGAAAATCACTGATAAAGGTATAGGTAATGGTATTTCACTATTAATTATGGTGGGTATTATCGCAACTTTACCTCAGTCTTTCATTCAAAATGCAGCATCTCGTTTAGATGGTGGAGGTAATGGTGGTCTCATGATGATCTTGATAGAGCTAGTAGTTTGGTTTGTAATTATCATGGCGGCAATTATGTTGGTTATGGCCGTGCGTAAGATTGCAGTGCAATATGCGAGAAGAACAGCATCTGGTGGCTATGAAAAAAACGTATTTGGATCTAGACAGTTTCTTCCTTTAAAGTTGAATGCATCTGGTGTTATGCCAATTATCTTTGCACAAGCAATTATGTTCGTGCCAAGTTTGATCGGTAAATCCTTTGGTTCATCAAGTGAAGTAGGTCAATGGATGCAGGCGCAATTTTCTGACATATTTGGGTTATGGTATAACGTAGTATTCGCATTATTGATTATCATTTTCACGTATTTTTATACGGCGATCACTGTACCTACCAATAAAATGGCAGACGATTTAAAAAGGAGTGGTGGTTTTATTCCAGGCATTAGACCAGGAACAGAAACTTCAGAATATTTAGATAAAATAATGTCTCAAATTACATTGCCAGGTTCTATATTTTTGGCTTTGCTTGCTGTGTTCCCAGCGATCATTGTTAAGTTAATGAATGTGCAAGCAGGATGGGCATTATTCTTTGGTGGCACATCGCTACTAATTATGGTTGGAGTTGCAATAGACACCATGCAGCAAGTCAATTCATATTTGTTGAATAAGCATTATGACGGCTTGATGAAAACTGGTAAAAATAGAAAAGCAGTAGCTTAA
- the rplR gene encoding 50S ribosomal protein L18 produces the protein MALTKNEKRLRIKSRIRKVVSGTEARPRLAVYRSNKEIYAQIVDDVTGKTLASASSRDKDIASEKGTKSEIATLVGKTVAERASKAGVDTISFDRGGYQYHGRVKSLAEGAREGGLKF, from the coding sequence ATGGCATTAACAAAGAACGAAAAAAGATTAAGAATAAAAAGCAGAATCCGCAAGGTTGTCTCTGGAACAGAGGCAAGACCACGCTTAGCTGTATATAGAAGTAATAAAGAAATTTATGCTCAAATTGTAGATGACGTTACTGGTAAAACATTAGCATCAGCATCTTCAAGAGATAAAGACATTGCTTCAGAGAAAGGAACCAAATCAGAAATAGCTACCCTAGTCGGTAAGACTGTTGCTGAGAGAGCTTCAAAAGCTGGTGTTGATACAATTTCTTTTGATAGAGGAGGGTACCAATACCACGGTAGAGTAAAATCATTAGCTGAAGGCGCAAGAGAAGGCGGACTTAAATTCTAA
- the rpsE gene encoding 30S ribosomal protein S5, which translates to MYQKYKNAELVKPSGIDLKDRLVGVQRVTKVTKGGRAFGFSAIVVVGDEAGVVGHGLGKSKDVATAISKAVEDAKKNLVRIPIIKGTLPHEQKGKFGGARVNIIPAAAGTGVIAGGAVRTVLEAVGVHDVLSKSQGSSNPHNVVKATFDALLQLRSAESVAKDRGITLEKVFKG; encoded by the coding sequence ATGTATCAAAAATATAAAAACGCAGAATTAGTAAAACCAAGTGGTATCGATCTTAAAGATCGTCTAGTTGGTGTACAAAGAGTTACAAAAGTGACTAAAGGTGGTCGTGCTTTCGGTTTCTCAGCTATTGTAGTTGTAGGAGATGAAGCAGGAGTAGTTGGTCATGGTTTAGGTAAATCTAAAGACGTAGCAACCGCAATTTCGAAGGCCGTAGAAGATGCTAAGAAAAATTTGGTAAGAATTCCTATTATTAAAGGTACATTGCCACACGAGCAAAAAGGTAAATTTGGAGGAGCTAGAGTAAATATCATCCCAGCCGCAGCAGGTACAGGAGTTATTGCTGGTGGTGCTGTAAGAACGGTTCTTGAAGCAGTAGGAGTACATGATGTACTTTCTAAGTCTCAAGGTTCTTCAAACCCACACAACGTTGTTAAAGCTACTTTCGATGCATTGTTACAATTAAGAAGTGCAGAATCTGTTGCTAAAGATAGAGGAATCACTTTAGAAAAAGTATTTAAAGGTTAA
- the rplD gene encoding 50S ribosomal protein L4, giving the protein MKIAVLDINGKDTGRQAELSNDVFAIEPNNHAVYLDVKQYLANQRQGTHKSKERAEISGSTRKIKKQKGTGTARAGSIKSGVFKGGGRMFGPRPRNYSFKLNKNLKRLARKSALSMKANENSVVILEDINFDAPKTKNFTALLKALDIQDKKSLFVLGASNNNVYLSSRNFKGSEVIMNSELSTYKILNANKIVLLEGSLEGIESNLSK; this is encoded by the coding sequence ATGAAAATAGCAGTTTTAGATATCAACGGAAAAGACACAGGTAGACAAGCAGAGCTTTCTAACGATGTGTTCGCTATTGAACCTAACAATCATGCGGTTTATTTAGATGTGAAGCAGTACTTGGCAAATCAACGTCAAGGAACTCACAAGTCTAAGGAAAGAGCAGAGATCTCTGGTAGTACGCGTAAGATCAAGAAACAGAAAGGTACAGGTACGGCGAGAGCAGGTAGTATCAAGTCTGGTGTATTTAAAGGTGGTGGTCGTATGTTTGGACCAAGACCAAGAAATTACAGCTTCAAATTGAATAAGAATTTAAAGCGCTTGGCACGTAAATCTGCTTTGAGTATGAAAGCAAATGAAAATTCTGTGGTGATTTTGGAAGACATCAATTTTGATGCGCCAAAGACCAAAAATTTCACTGCGCTTTTGAAAGCACTTGATATTCAAGATAAAAAATCTTTATTTGTGTTGGGAGCGTCAAATAATAATGTATATTTGTCATCACGCAATTTTAAGGGGTCTGAAGTCATAATGAATTCAGAACTAAGCACTTATAAAATTTTAAATGCAAACAAAATTGTCCTTTTAGAGGGTTCTTTAGAAGGAATAGAATCGAATTTAAGTAAATAG
- the rplX gene encoding 50S ribosomal protein L24, translated as MTKYKIKSGDTVQVIAGDHKGSEGKVVKVLTDKNRAIVEGVNMVKKHTKPSAQNPQGGIVEKEASIHVSNLSLLTAKGETTRVGYRMEDDKKVRFSKKSNEVI; from the coding sequence ATGACAAAGTATAAAATTAAATCAGGAGATACTGTACAAGTTATTGCTGGAGATCATAAAGGATCTGAAGGTAAAGTTGTAAAGGTACTTACAGATAAGAACAGAGCCATCGTAGAGGGTGTTAATATGGTAAAAAAACATACCAAACCTAGCGCACAAAATCCTCAAGGTGGTATTGTTGAGAAAGAAGCATCAATCCACGTATCTAATTTATCGTTGTTAACCGCTAAAGGTGAAACAACAAGAGTTGGTTATAGAATGGAGGATGACAAGAAAGTAAGATTTTCTAAGAAATCAAATGAAGTAATATAG
- the rpsC gene encoding 30S ribosomal protein S3, with product MGQKTNPIGNRLGIIRGWESNWYGGNDYGDKLAEDDKIRKYIHARLFKASVSRVIIERTLKLVTVTITTARPGIIIGKGGQEVDKLKEELKKITGKEVQLNIFEIKRPELDAFLVASSVARQIENRISYRRAIKMAIAAAIRMNAEGIKIQISGRLNGAEMARNEHYKEGRIPLSTFRADIDYALVEAHTTYGRLGIKVWIMKGEVYGKRELSPLVGLSKKQGGKPAGGRGGNNKSRRRK from the coding sequence ATGGGACAAAAGACAAATCCAATCGGAAATCGTTTAGGAATTATCAGAGGATGGGAATCCAACTGGTACGGTGGAAATGATTATGGAGATAAATTGGCCGAGGATGATAAAATCAGAAAGTATATCCATGCTCGTTTATTTAAAGCAAGTGTATCAAGGGTAATTATTGAGCGTACGCTTAAACTTGTAACCGTTACTATCACTACTGCTAGACCTGGTATTATTATCGGTAAAGGTGGCCAAGAGGTAGACAAGTTAAAAGAAGAGCTTAAGAAAATTACTGGTAAAGAGGTTCAATTGAACATCTTTGAAATCAAGAGACCTGAGCTTGACGCATTTTTAGTTGCATCTAGTGTAGCGCGTCAAATTGAAAACCGTATCTCTTATAGAAGAGCGATTAAAATGGCAATCGCAGCAGCTATAAGAATGAATGCAGAGGGAATCAAGATTCAAATCAGTGGTCGTTTAAATGGTGCTGAAATGGCACGTAACGAGCACTACAAAGAAGGCCGTATTCCATTATCTACTTTTAGAGCTGATATCGATTATGCATTGGTAGAAGCACATACAACCTATGGTAGATTAGGTATAAAGGTATGGATCATGAAAGGTGAAGTATACGGTAAAAGAGAACTTTCTCCATTGGTAGGCTTGTCTAAGAAACAAGGTGGAAAACCAGCAGGAGGACGCGGTGGAAACAACAAGTCACGCCGTAGAAAGTAA